Within the Opitutaceae bacterium TAV5 genome, the region GGTCAACCATCCGGTCTACGCACTCGCCTGGCTCGGCGGCGGCGAACTGGTCGCGCTGTTGCTCGAATGGCTGGAAAATCCGCAGGGTTCGGGTCCGGGTCCGACAACAAAACCCTGGCGCCGGAAACGGGCGTTCCTCGCCGGCGCAGCGGTGGCGGTGGTGCCCCTCCTCTTCATCGTGGGCCGCGAGCGGGTGTTCATGATGTTCGACCCGTTCATGGCCACGGTGCATCACCACATCCTCGAATTGCGCTCGCTGCCCGACCAGTTCGGGAAGACGGGCTTTTTCAAGTTTGTGGACCAGGGCCTCCTGCGCCCCGCGCAACTGCTGCTCGCAGTCGTCACGCTCCGGCTGGCGTGGCGGCGACCGGCGGCGCGGCTGGCGCTGGTGTTCTGCCTCGCCATCGCGCTGCCGATGACCCTGCAAGGCTGGTGGCAGACGCGCTGGCTGCAATCCGCCAGCGTGCCGCAGTCCATCGCCGCCGTCGTCATGCTGTGCGTATGGATCGACGCAGCCGCGCTCACGCCGCGCCGGCGCCGCGCGATCCTGACCGCGGTCGCCATCGTTGCCGCCGCGCTTTTCCTGACCATGCCGGCGCGGATCATTTCGGGGGCGATCCGCACGGAGGCGGAGGGGACGGTCCTGAAAGGCGAAGCCCCCTTCCTCCTCTACCGCGACATCGCCGCGGTGCTGCGCAACGACCGGCCGGATGTGCCGCCGGAAAAAATCATCGTGCTCACCGACCCCAACGCCTCGGTCGCCATCGGTTATTTCGGCGGCTTTGCGACCCTCGGCACCTTTCACTGGGAAAACGGCGACGGCCTTCGCGCCGCCGCGCAACTGATGACCGATCTCTGTGTCGGCGATCCCGAAGCCCTCGCCCGCGCCGAACGCCTCGTCCGCAAACGGGGTGTTACCCACGTGGCCTGGATCACCACCAGCGGCTACACCGCGGGCTACTGGCAGGCGCTTTACCCCGGCAAACCGTTGCCGAAGCGCGATGAACTCGGCGCCGGCAACACGCCGGTCTGGCTGCGCCCCATTCCCTACGCCACGCCGCCGGTCTACTACCAGGCCGACAAGGAGCTCGTGCGGCTCTACGCCGTGGACTTCAGCCAGACCGAAGCCGAGGCGCGTTACCGCGCCGGACTGGCCGCCGCCGTTGCCGGACGCCCCGGCGAGGCCGAGCGACGCTTTGCCCAGGCCCGCGACGCCGCGCCCGATTCGCCGCAACCCTGGCTGCGCCTCGCCGAGCTGCGCCTCGCGGCCAACGACCCCGCGACGGCTTTCATGGCCATGACCGAGGGTATCAAACGTTCCCCGCCCTCCAGCCGCGAACAGCTCTACATCGACGCCTCGCGCCTCTTCCAGTCCCGCGGCGCGTCCCTTCAGGCCGACCTCCTGCTCGACCTCGCCATGCAGGCCGCCGCCGACCCCGAAAAAAGCCGGTGACTGAATTGATTGGCCGCAAAAAACACAAAAAAACACGCCGCGCATGAAACGCTCCACCGCGCTTATAAGCGCGCGGAAGATTCCCGCCGGACAAAAAGACATTTTGTGTTTTTTGTGGCCATTCCCTCCGGTTCCGGCACAGCCCTCGCGGTTTTTGCAGCCAGAGCTCCGAAAATCGCCCCTCGCGCACTTGCCCCTTGCTGGCGGCCCCCTTCGGGGTCATGGTTTCCGGTCTTCCTTCCCCCGTTCACCCGCAACCCGATCCCGATGAAAAAAACGCTCCGTCTCCTCGCTCTCCTTGCCACCCTCGCCGCTGCCTCGTTCGCTTCCGCCGCCGACGCTCCCCCGCCAGCCCTGCGCGGCGTCCTCATGACCGGAGGCGAACCGCTCTTCTCCCTTTCCGATACCGACGGCGAAAGCAAATGGGTGGCCGTCGGCAAGACCTTCAACGGCTGGAAGCTCGACTCCTGGGACGCCACCTCCGGCACGCTCACGCTGACCAAAGACGGCGCCACTAAAAAAGTCTCGCTCGAATCCGCCACGGTCGCCGCCAGCTCCGGTGAAAAGGCCACCCTCGCCGAAGCCACCGCGCTCATGGACCAGATGCGCTTCGAGGAAATGATCGCCAAATCGCTCGAACAGCAACGCGCCGTCCTCGGGAAAATGTTCCTCCAGATGCTGCAACAGCAGGGCATGAAAGACGCCGAGGCGCAGAAGATGGCCGACATGCAGATGAAGCTCGTCAATATCCTCTTCGACGAGATGGACATCAAGGGCATGAAAGGCGACATCGCCACCGCCTACTCGGATCTCTTCACGAAAGACCAGTTGCAGGGCCTTTCCGTGTTTTATTCCACGCCCACCGGCCAGGCGTTTATCGACAAGCAGCCCGAACTCGGCGCCCGCATGCAGGAAGTCATGATGCCCCGCATGATGAAGGCCATGCCCAAGGTCCAGGCCGCCGCTGCCGAAATGATCCGCGACGCCGGCAACAAGGAATAACCGGGAGCCTCCGGGTGGCACGGCCATCCTGGCCGTGGACGGCGCTCCGCGCCGCAAGCGTCTCCCCCCTCCCCGGAATCACGGGCGTTTGGCAGAAAAAGCCCGTGCCACGTCATGGCATCCGTTTGAGTTACACCCTCCCGCCCCCAAACCTCACGCCCCCGGTTGACAGACCGGGCATTGTCCGGCCTGCTCATTCCTTGCTCTATGTCCAGGCGTGCTGTTCTTCTCGTCAACCTTGGTTCGCCCGACTCCACCCGGGTCGGCGATGTACGCCGTTACCTGCGTGAATTTCTCGGTGACGAACGCGTCATCGACAAACCCTCAAAACCCTTCCGCTGGCTGCTCGTCAACGGCATCATCACGCCCTTCCGCGCGCCCAAGTCCGCCCACGCCTACCGCCAGGTCTGGACCAAGGCCGGCTCGCCGCTCGTCGTCACCTCCGAAAGCGTGCAGCGCAAACTCGTCAAGGAGCTCCAGGCCGACTTCGGCGACGAACAGCTCGTGTTCCTCGCCATGCGCTACGGCAAACCGTCCATCGCCTCGGTCATCGAGACCATCGCGCTGGCCGGCATCGATGAACTGCTCCTCTTCCCCCAATACCCGCACTACGCCATGTCTTCGTGGGAGACCGTGGTCGTAAAAGTTTACGAGGAAGCCGCCCGGCTCGCCCCCGGCCTGCGCATCGAATGCGTGCGCCCCTTTTACCAGGATCACGACTACATCGAGGCGCTCAACGCAGTCTCGCAGCCGTATTTGCAGGACCCGTACGACCATGTGCTGTTTTCCTATCACGGCATCCCCGAGCGCCACCTGCGCAAGGCCGATTCCTCAAAAGCCCATTGCCTGACGGTCAACGACTGCTGCAACACGTGCAGCGCACTCCACGAAACCTGTTACCGCGCCCAGATCACCAAAACCACCCAAGCCTTCGTGCGCCGCGCCGGCATCCCGGACGGCAAGTGGTCGATCTCGTTCCAGTCACGCCTCGCCGGCGAACCCTGGCTCACGCCGTACACCGACAAGGAGCTCGAACGCCTGCCGGCCGAAGGCAAAAAACGCCTCGTCATCTTCACCCCCGCCTTCGTGGCCGACTGCCTCGAGACGCTCGAGGAAATCGCCATGACCGGCGAGAAAACCTTTCTCGAGGCCGGCGGCGAAGCGTTCCTCCACGTGCCCTGCCTCAACGATTCCCCCGCTTACATCCGGTTCCTCGCCGGTCGCGTGCGCGCCTGGCTCGCGCACGAATCCCCCACCGCAACCCATGTCAAGGAAGCCGCCCGCCAGCTCGTGTCCGCCCAGGAAGATGTCTCTGCCTGACAGCCATGTCTGCCGAGGCCCTTTCCTCTCCATCCGCCGCCACCCCGCCCCCGCCGCCTCCCTCCGCTGAGCCTCGCCCGGCCGCGACCACGAAGCATCTGCCGCCCTGGGTCGCGCTCGGGGGTTTCCTGCTCACGCTGGTCGCGGGTTGCATCAACGCCGTCGGCCTTCTCGGGCTCGGGCACCAGGCGATCACCCACCTCACCGGCACGATCACGATTCTCGGCACGAACTTCGCCTACGACAACATGCCCGGCGCGCTCAACGCGCTGTGCGTGATCTTTTTCTTTTTCGTCGGCTGCACGATCAGCGGTTTCACCATCCGCGGCCGCACCGTGAAGCTCGGCCGCCGCTATGGCTTCATCCTCGCCGGCGAATCATGCCTGCTCTTTGTCGCCGTCTGGTTTCTCAACCGCGGCAGCATCGTCGGCGACTACCTCGCCTCCACCGCCTGCGGCATGCAGAACGGCATGGCCACCACCTACAGCGGCGCGATCGTACGCACCTCGCACATGACGGGCATCGTCACCGATCTCGGCGTCGCCCTCGGCCAGTTCCTGCGCGGGCTGCCGGTCGAGTGGATCCGCGTGCGCCTGCTGGCCTCGCTCCTCGCCGGCTTCACCTTCGGCGGCATCGCCGGAGCGCTGTTGTACCGGCTGGTCCACTACAACGCGCTGCTCGTCCCCGCCGCCATCTGCGGCGCCTGCGGCGGACTCTACATGCTCAAAAAACACCTCGACCGCGAAAAGAAGAAACGCTGGGCGGCGCGACGCAAACTCATCGCCGAACGCCGGCAGTCGAAACGCGGCAAGGCGTAGAAATGAAAGGGGCGCGGGCGGGACGCTCGCGTCACATCCCGTCCGCCTTCTATTTCCCCATCGGCAGCGCCTCGACCGCGTCGCCGGCTCGCAGCATGGCATTGGGATTGACGATCACCGGCGTGTCCGCCGCCAGCGAGCCGGAGGTCACCTCGACGCTCGGGCCGAAATTGCGTCCCGGCCGGACTTCCTGAAAGGCCACCTTGCCCTCGCTCACGACCGCAACCGTGGTCTTGCCGCTCTCGACCAGCAACGTGTTGGTCGGCACGACAAACGTGCCCGGCGACGGCGGCAGCTCGAAAGCCGCCGTGCCCGTCAGGCCGGCGGGCAGGATGAAATCCGGATTATCCAGCAGCAACTCGGCGCGCATCGTGCCGGAGGCCGTGTCGAAAACACGGCTGAAGCGCGCCACCTGCGCGGGGAAGGTGCGTCCGGGCAATTCGTTGAAACGCACCGTGGCCTCCGTGCCGATCGAGAGCCGCAGGGCGATATCGGGCGTGGCGTTGATCGCGAAGCGCAGCTTGTCGATCCGCGCGATCCGGTAGAGCCAGCCGTCGGTCGCCGCGGAATCGCCGCGCACGTGGTCGCCGCGGTCGAAATTGCGCGCGGAGATCACGGCGTCGAACGGAGCGCGGACGATCGCGAACCGTTGCAACTCCTCCAGCCGGGCGAGCGCGGCCTTCGAGGCCCGGACCGCGGCGTCGGCTTCGGTGGCGGTCGTCGTGCGCTGTTCGGATTCCTCCAGCGAGATCGCGTTGGAGCCGAGCAGGCTGGTGGAGCGTTTGGCGAGCACGCGGGCGTTTTCCGCGCGGGCGATGGCCTGGTCCACGGCGGCGCGCGCGGAATCCACGGCGCGGTCGATTTCCGGCGCATCCACGACCGCGAGCACGTCGCCGGCCTTGACCATGTCGCCGATATCGAACTTGCGCTCGCGCACGATGCCGGTGGCGCGCGTGTAGACGCTGACGGCCTCGTACGGCTCGGTGCGACCGGGGATTTCGTACAGGCGGGAAGTCGTCGCCAGGGAGGGCGCGA harbors:
- a CDS encoding ferrochelatase, with product MSRRAVLLVNLGSPDSTRVGDVRRYLREFLGDERVIDKPSKPFRWLLVNGIITPFRAPKSAHAYRQVWTKAGSPLVVTSESVQRKLVKELQADFGDEQLVFLAMRYGKPSIASVIETIALAGIDELLLFPQYPHYAMSSWETVVVKVYEEAARLAPGLRIECVRPFYQDHDYIEALNAVSQPYLQDPYDHVLFSYHGIPERHLRKADSSKAHCLTVNDCCNTCSALHETCYRAQITKTTQAFVRRAGIPDGKWSISFQSRLAGEPWLTPYTDKELERLPAEGKKRLVIFTPAFVADCLETLEEIAMTGEKTFLEAGGEAFLHVPCLNDSPAYIRFLAGRVRAWLAHESPTATHVKEAARQLVSAQEDVSA
- a CDS encoding membrane protein — translated: MPPWVALGGFLLTLVAGCINAVGLLGLGHQAITHLTGTITILGTNFAYDNMPGALNALCVIFFFFVGCTISGFTIRGRTVKLGRRYGFILAGESCLLFVAVWFLNRGSIVGDYLASTACGMQNGMATTYSGAIVRTSHMTGIVTDLGVALGQFLRGLPVEWIRVRLLASLLAGFTFGGIAGALLYRLVHYNALLVPAAICGACGGLYMLKKHLDREKKKRWAARRKLIAERRQSKRGKA
- a CDS encoding RND transporter — its product is MNSATSLRLPVVLSLLAVVPALVAQENRTPVRTVAPSLATTSRLYEIPGRTEPYEAVSVYTRATGIVRERKFDIGDMVKAGDVLAVVDAPEIDRAVDSARAAVDQAIARAENARVLAKRSTSLLGSNAISLEESEQRTTTATEADAAVRASKAALARLEELQRFAIVRAPFDAVISARNFDRGDHVRGDSAATDGWLYRIARIDKLRFAINATPDIALRLSIGTEATVRFNELPGRTFPAQVARFSRVFDTASGTMRAELLLDNPDFILPAGLTGTAAFELPPSPGTFVVPTNTLLVESGKTTVAVVSEGKVAFQEVRPGRNFGPSVEVTSGSLAADTPVIVNPNAMLRAGDAVEALPMGK